The Phaeodactylum tricornutum CCAP 1055/1 chromosome 2, whole genome shotgun sequence DNA window CTGCATAGATTTGTGCTAGAACGGAAGGACGGAGTTGCATTTATAGCCATAGGTGATGGAGGGAACGAGCTTGGCATGGGAAAAGTGATTGACGCGATCCGAGAAAGTCCCCAAATCCCCAATGGCAATGTAATTGGTTGTGTCGTTTCCGCAGACCATTTGGTGGCTGCCAGCGTATCCAACTGGGGAGGATACGCCTTGTCAGCAGCAGCTGCATTGATCCGAGCCGAGCATGACTCCACCACTAAAACAGGCGATGATCTCGAGAAGACTGTTAGAAAATGGGTGCATAAGTGCCTACCTACGGAGCCTCAAGAGGTTGAACTGCTGCGCCGATGCGTTGAAGCTGGCTGTCGGGACGGGGTCAGCGGGAAAATTGAAGAAACGGTAGACGGAATGTCTTTTGAAACGTCGCTGAAGTGTCTTCAGGAAATCCGCAATACAGCGTTGAATGAAAAGTGAATTTTAGTCCACCAGTACGCTACATGGTTTGGTACGACCCCTCTTACGCAAAGACAGGGCGAAGGAAACAGTTTCATCATGAGCAACAACCTATTTGCGAAATATCTGTAAAGGACAGTATGCCATAGCACATTGTGAGCTAAAGGCCAGATCAAATATTTCACCTTACAGTACCAAATTATTGACAAAATTTTGCTACCTAAGGTGTTGTGCAGGGTCGACTCGTGATTGTTTGGATTGTGTTTTTCGTACAGATAGTTTTTTCCTTAATGGATTTAACATTTTGACAGTTATTACAAATTGATGTACTGTCAGTCTATCACGTGAAATAGTTTTTTTTGCGCATAACAGTAAGAAGCTTTTTTTAAACCGGTATATTGCAGGTCGCGAAGAGACTTGACCGTGACTTTCCTGGATCTTGGATGACTTTGCTGCGAGCCTTTTCGTTATGGTAACAGGTTTCACTTCGGAAGTCGCTGTCGATAAGAAAGTTTTGTCAAATCACCGAGAGAAGCTTTCTTTGACGCTCCTGTGCATTTTTGATACAATCCTAGAAATGACTCTTGTGACCTGACACAAGACTGAAATACATTTCGGGCTAATGTAATAACACACTGGTAACTTCCTCGACAACGTTCACAAATCTCTGCCAGGTTGTCATGAACTTCTAATAGCCTGAAAGAGAGACAAGCGATTTTCAAATTACCTGTTAAATCCAATGCCCCAATTACACACTCTCCGAGCAACGATGCGAAACAGCCAAGATTTTCAGGAACAACAATGCACGAGACAAGAGCGTTCATCGACGACAGCTGCGATGGAAATAGATTTTGAGGCGGTCAGATCGATTCTCGCGCAAGATGTTTTCAATAACAGTTTCTTGATAAACGTGGGCTCAGAATGCCAAAAATTCCAAGATATTGGTGTTGTGGCTGCTCTGCAAATAGCTTTGGATGTTGCGGATTCGCTCGCCGCAGAATACGCTTCCTATACTTGTTGTCATGACTCCTCAGACCCTTCAAAATTCAACGGCTACTCAAGCCAAGCTCCGTAAATTATAAGGTCACAAGGTTTTCCGTTAATACAGTTTTCGTTGCTCTCGCCATACTTCAAAAACAGTTCTGAAATCATTTTGTATTGACAACGAACCCATACAAGCGTCAATTTTAAAGCAAAGTGGTGTAAGCCATCGCATAAGCTTTACCAACCAAATATTCTATAAGTGATTGCATAACGGGATGTGGGTCCATGAGAAACATCACCGCATGTGTAGGGATGTCTTGTGCGCATGTATGAAACAGAGCAATTAAACAAAATCGAGCGGGTCTTTAAGTCTTTCATAGCTACTTTTACTATATTCGAGGAACTATCGCAAATGTGCATTGTTCATATGTTGTACCTGTATAAGAAAACATTTGGCAATTGATTAATCAGGTAATAAAAATGAAGAACACCTTCAAAAATTTTAAAATTCATAGCAAACGTACAGCAAATATCTTGGCAGTCCGACAAGCAGTCCTCCTTGCTTCGAGCAAGTCCATTTGTAGCAGGGGTCGTTTCACACTGACTTTTGCAATCCGAAAGCGACCTGAGAAATCTTGGGTCTTTTTTGGTTCCCGAGACATCGCCTTTGTCCTTCGGTTTTTGTCCAGGTACGTTTGGCCTTTGGTTAACACGGGGAGGGCATTTTGTGAGACGCTTCGTGACGTGAAAATTGCGATTTTGCCTTGCCGAAGCCAAGTCGAGCATATGGAAAGGCCTCGCGCTACCCCTCAGATCTTCGGCGTTTTACACAAAGGGTGTACGTACGTTTTGCCGGTTTTGTAAACCGCCACGTTTTCGTCAACTGCAGAAGCTCCTTGAAAGCACGATCCGATGATTATAGCCGGCAATACTAAAGATATGAGACTCCTTCGTGTTGTGCTTTCAACTCCATCTCCCATTCCCACACCAGTCAGAGTCCGGTAGTCTTGCTGAAGCCGAGATGACAGACCAAATGCTCCATTGCCCATAATCGCAATTAGAAGTAGCATACCGCACTTCATAATTTCTGACAATAAAAAGGCCTAATAGGTTTAGCGCTGTTTTAAAAGAGCGCTTGAATAGGTAAGAACTAAAGACGATACGATGCTCTGCCATCAACCGTAAAGCGGAGTATGCCAACGTCCCCATCTCTGTTTTAAAAAAAAAAACACCTTGGTGCTACTGCGTGTACGACTTCCAAACCCATACACTACTCGAACCTTTTGGAAATTTTTGATATCTCGCGAAGGCCAGACCGATACcaggttgactgtgaaacccCATATCCGTAGAGAAAGACAGACGGACCATGTTCCCGTACATAAGCGAAAAACACATGCCATCGACAGACGAGCTAGAAAGATACGTAGCTATCAATAATAGAAGCGAGACGAAATTCACTGCAAAGCTGGTCACACACAAAGGGTGGCCTCCATTGTGGATCATGCCTTTATCTTTTTGCAAGAAAGCTAAATGTAAATCATTATGTCAAGTTGTCTATGCATAATGCTTGGGACAATTCATGCAGTTGAAAACAATAAAATGATGTGGGCTACTATTTTATTCTAGGAGGAAAGGTTTCATTCATTGACTCAGTTCTTGATAACTCATCGATTCTGTCTTGGTAATAATCAACAGTATGCTTAGACTTTAGATAGGATTTTCATGTTTATTGAGCTAACCCTCGCCATTACGCCTTCAGGCAACATCattttttctttctactGGTAAGTTTGACCAGATAAGCCTGCAGATTCTTTTGCGTTCGCTCATCTAGACAGAAGCTGACAAACTGttccaaatctttttctCGGTTCTGTTTGAGGCTGGCTATGGCATCTTGGCGAATGAGCATCTTACTAGCAACACGGGCCACGGATGGAATCCTGGCCCACTGAGAAGCAGTCTCTTGTGCTCTCTGTCGAACTACGTCCCTGGACACAACTTCATCCACCAATCCAATGGCCATGGCATCATCAGGACTGTACAACGTGCCGAGGGACAGCGACAGCTCTGCCGGACGACGTCCAATCGTGTCAATAAGTTGTTGCGCTAAGAAAGGAGGAGCAACAATCCCAAATTGCGTTTCGTTTAGCCCAATAGTTGGCGCATGTTTGTCTTCAGTCTCCGACATGATTCTATAATCACAGGACAGGGCAAGCATGCAGCCAGCAGCTGGAGCGTGCCCTTCAATCGCCGCGATACTGGCCAATCGGCTACCGTACAAATCCAAGTACAGTTGCTGAAAAGACGTCCAAAAGGCGTTGAGTCGATCTGGGTCGGGGTCCGCCATTTCGCGAAGATCTAAGCCAGCCGAAAATATAGAAGGGTTTCCCGACTGAAGTACGAGAGCTTGAAGTCGTTCGTCCTGCTCAATGGATTTGATGGAAGCGGAGAGCGCTTGAAACCTAATCGTGAATTGCAATAGTGTAAGTGACAAGAGGAATTCACGAGTATACATTAGATATCGTGCCCGTTATTCTTACATTTCTAGTGAAAGTGAGTTGACAGGCATGTAGTTCATCGTTATTACTGCGACACCCGTCTCGATATCAATGTCGGTCGACACTAGATCCGACAACGTAGTTGAAAATGAGTTGGACAGCATGGCAGCGCATTTGCGCCATTGAGCCGCTCCGCCATTTCCAGCAATTTTCCCCAAGGTTGTGCCGATTCGAAACATAAATGCGGGTCCGAGGATTAGCTTCTAATTCTTCTCGATGTGGTGACAAAAGAGTGCTTTGTCAAAGTTGCACACGatatttcttctttggccGGCCAGAGTTGTCGAGTTCTCCGTGCCCTGCTACCGGAATGCAAACACCGGCGACGACCGCCGGGACCGAACGTCTTGACACCATGACTCCCTTCAACAGATCTTCCACGTATACATCACTGTAACCGTAATTGTTATTTATCACGACTGAAAAGTTCGCGGTACGAAAGATGACGACCCAGCGTTTCAATCAACACATGTCTGTCATGTGATATATATAAACTGCACGCAATCGTCCTCAACGCGTCACTGTTCCAATCGATCACTGTAGATGTGCAGGTGAACTTACGGCCAAACGTACGCCGGATAGTGCCATTCTTAGACATCATCACGGTCGTGCTCAATACATGGAAAACATC harbors:
- a CDS encoding predicted protein, whose translation is MFRIGTTLGKIAGNGGAAQWRKCAAMLSNSFSTTLSDLVSTDIDIETGVAVITMNYMPVNSLSLEMFQALSASIKSIEQDERLQALVLQSGNPSIFSAGLDLREMADPDPDRLNAFWTSFQQLYLDLYGSRLASIAAIEGHAPAAGCMLALSCDYRIMSETEDKHAPTIGLNETQFGIVAPPFLAQQLIDTIGRRPAELSLSLGTLYSPDDAMAIGLVDEVVSRDVVRQRAQETASQWARIPSVARVASKMLIRQDAIASLKQNREKDLEQFVSFCLDERTQKNLQAYLVKLTSRKKK